Genomic window (bacterium):
CGAACGGTGCCTTGATAGTGGTCTTCTGCAAACGCCATCCCGCTTCGGCTTTCTCTTGCTGAGCGATCTCGAAGTCCATCTTGAACTTGTCGAACTCCTCGCGACTGATCAGCTCTTTGTCGGCGAGGTCTTCACCCCGCTCGTAGGCAAGCCGGGCGTTGGTCTCCTTGAGCTCGGTCTTTCTCAGGTTGATCTCTTCGTCGTCTCGAACGAGACGCGCGAGATGCTGGCCTTCGCGCACGAAATCGCCTTCGTCTACCAAGAGGCTCTCTACGCGCCCCTCGACCTCGCTCAGCAGGCGGACCTCGTCTTCCGCGACCAGATTGGCACTGGTCGTGATGTACGCGGAGATTGCACCCTGCTTGACGGTAGCGATCTCGACCGGAACCGGCGCCTTGCTCTCTTCATCCTCTCCGCTCTCGCTCTCAGACTCCTCCGCCTCGGGCGAATCCGCTCCGTTGGCCTTTGCCGCGCTCAGGTTCACCACAGCCAGGCCGGAAACCGCGAGCACAACGACTAGTCCGGCTACCCAGATGATCCGCAACCGTTTCTGCTTCCTGTGACTTCCGCCGGCTTCCAAGCTCATTCTGCTTTCTCCCTGAGTGTCCACCCCGGAGCGAGGCCGCGGCGGTTGGTACTAGCTAGCAATACGCACGCAAACGCCTGAGTGTTTCAAGATCTCGACGGCCTCTCTCGGCCGGGCTGCGTGCTAAGATCTGGACCCACTTGAAGGCCTCCTAGCCACTCTCGGGCGCCGCCCTCCGAGAGAGTTGCGCATGATCGAAACTACCGAGCTTCTTCAGTCTTACGTCCACGGAATACGCAGCCTGAGCGGTGCACGGAGCGTCTGCCTCTATGTGCCCACCTCGCTGAGCGGACTGTCGCAGCCGTTTCTGATCGCGGACGGAGAAGATCCGTGTCTGCCGGAGCTCGCCAACCTCGAAGCCGCCGAGGCCTTCGCCGCCGAGCGGAGGTCCGAGCCGGCCCCGGGCAAGGCCCGGCCACTGGTTCGAAGTGCGGATCCGGATGGGAGCTTGCTGCCTCTACCCTCGGTCGAATCCTTCTGGTCGGGTGGCGTCTGGCCGGCCGACTCACACCAGGATGAGGACTCGTCGCCGGCCCGCCGTCGCTCGGACGGCCAGCCTCCTCCCAGCCAGCCCTCGGCCTGGCTCGGCTTCCGTTTCACCGAGAACGGTGCGACTTTGGAGGAGCGACTCAAAGACCGCGACTTTCTCGAGAGGCTGGCTCAGGAAGACTCGGTCCCCTGGTGGGAATGGCTGTTCGCGCTCGGCGGCGCTCTCGCCAGCCACGCGTCGCAGGTGGCGGCAATCCTGAAGGATCCGATCACCGGCTTCCCCGACCGAACCGGCTTTCAGGCCATCCTCACCGAGGAGTTCGAACGAGCTCGGCACAATGGCCAGCCACTGTCGCTGTTGCTGATTAATCCCGACGAGTTCGCAACGATCAACGAGCGATTCGGTCGAGAGGCCGGTGACTCGATCATCCAGGACGTAAGCCAACGACTGCGCTCGGCGCTGCGCAGCTCGGATCCCATCTCCCGCTACGGCGGCGTCATCTTCGCGGCCATTCTCTCGGAGACCGATTTGACGACGGCGCGCGAAGTCGCCGACAAGGTGCTCGAAGGCATTGCCGAGAAGTCGTTTCTCGACGGAGCCGTACGGCTAGGCTTCAGCATCGGTATTGCGGTTTTCGAGGAGAAAGAGAATCCCCGCATGTCTGCTCTGGAGTTTGTGCGCCGAGCCGATCAGGCGCTCAACGCGGCCAAGCGCCTCGGTGGAGGCTGCACGGTGGATTGGGAAGAGCGCTCGGGCCTCGAGGAATCGGGGGCCTTCGACCGGCTGAGCGGCATTTTCACCGGCAACCTCTCCAAGGACTATCGCAACATGGTCCTGCTCTGGGACACCATCGATGTCATCGCGCTCAACCAGGACTTCGAAGGCCTTTGCGGCGAGGTGGCCGAGCGTCTCTACGCCGCGTTTAAGCCGAGCCGTATCGGAGTCTTCTCCACCCAGGACGACGGATCGATGGTGCTCACCCGCGGGTTCACCCGCCGGGGCACGGACTCGCGCAATCAGTCGCGAGTCGAGACCGTCGAGCTTTCGCACGACGACGAGACGCTCCTGAGACTCGCCGTGGCGGCCGGCAAGCCTCGCGAAGGCCCGTCGGAGCCCGACTCGAGCGCCGAAGAAGCCACCTATGCAGTGCCGCTTCGTACCAGCGGAGCTTCCCTGGGGGCTCTCTTTCTCGCGGGTGACGAAGACAATCTCGTGCTCGAGTCTTCGGACTTGATCTTTCTCAAGGCGCTCGCGGGGCAGCTTGCCGTGGCGCTCGATCGCGCCCGCCTCGCCGAGTTGGATCAGGCGCGTCAGGAGGGTGAGCGCCGCCAGCTCAAGGCTGAGCTCAAAGAGCTGCGCCAGGCCCTGCAGCAGGCCAAGCTCATCTACAAATCGCACGAAATGGAAGAGGCCATCGCTACCGCACGGCGAGTCGCGCCCACCGACGCGACCGTGCTTATCACCGGGGAAAGCGGAACCGGCAAGGAGCTGCTCGCGCAGACCGTCCACGAGCTGTCCTCCCGGCGAGACCGTCCGTTCGTGATCGTCGATTGCGGATCCATCGCAACGACCCTGATCGAGAGCGAGCTCTTCGGCCACGAAAAGGGCGCCTACACCGGAGCACAGGGGCGCAGAAAGGGCCAGCTCGCCGAGGCCGATACCGGCACCGTGTTCTTGGATGAGATCGGCGAGCTGCCGCTTGAAGTCCAGAGCAAACTCCTCCGCTTCGTTCAGGAAAAGCAGTTCAGCTTGGTCGGCGGGAGCCGGACCCGCCGCGTCGACGTCCGGATCGTGGCGGCCACCAATCGCGATCTAGCGCTCGAGGTCGCGGCGGGACGCTTCCGCGAGGACCTCTACTATCGGCTCAACGTCGTGCGGATCGAGGTACCGCCCCTGAGGCAGCGCCCCGTTGACGTCCTTCACCTGGCTCGGCATTTCTTGGATGCCTTCTCGGTCCAGTATCAAAAGAGCGTCCGGCGGTTTACGCCCGCGGCGGAGAACGACCTCGTCCGCTACAGCTGGCCGGGTAACGTGCGCGAGCTTCAGAATCGCATCATGCAGGCAGTCATTCTGTGCGACCGTGAAGAGCTTGACGCAACCGACCTGGACCTCCCCGTCGATGCGACCGCGCCACTGATTCCCGAGCCGGTGCGGAGGGCGGCGATCGATTCCAGAGTCAAGCCGACGCCGACGGCCGGACCCACGCTTCTGGACGAAGACTGTTGGGCACGGCTGCGCGAGGCGCTCGGCCGCGAGGTCGATCTCGCCCTGACCGATCGACGCGAAATGCTGTTCCCACTCGGAACGTGGGTCCGGGAGGACCTGATCCTCGCCGCCAACGAGGCGGCGAACGGCGTCGCTCGAAGAGCCGCGAGCTCGATCGGAGTTGCTGAGACCACGTTTCGGCGACGGCTAGTCAAGGCACAGCGCCAGCAACGGGCCGGCCTGTCGCCCCGCTCGGGTCGATGGGCGGACGTTCGCGCTCTGCTCAATGAAGTGGTGCAGGAGTCGAGCGATGAGGGCGAGAGCGAAGATCTGATTCGCAAGGCGTCGACCTTGCTGCTCGAGGAGGTTCTGAAGCGGATTCCCGACGACGTCACGACGGGGTCTCAGTTGATGGGAGTCACGGCACCCACCTTCCGCACTCGGACCGGCGAGCTGAGTCGAGTCGAGTCGCCGGTTTCGTGATACCGCCGCTTTTTTGACGTCTACTGCTGGTTTTCGGTGGATTTCTCCAGAATTTCATTTGGCTGGTCATTCACTTTTTCGGCACTCCGGAGCTGTTTTCCTTTGTATGATCGGTGCCTCACCAGAACACTCTGCAGAAAACCATTTGCATATATGAATTTAGAGGCCGGGGAACCAGACGATCTTCGATCGGAGGTCCGAATTCTCCTTTCGGTACGCCAATTGCCTCTAGGTCCACCACGACCGACCGCCCGGGCATGCACTCAGGACCGGGCCGAGGGAGAGCGGTGTGCTAGGTGATTTCCTGACAGCAAAGAACCCTCTGCTCAAAACCGGTGATTCCGAGGAATCAGACCGTGGTGGGCGGGAACGACGCATGCCGACCCAGACTACGGTTCTGATGGTCGAAGACGACCCTCCCCTGCTCGAGCTGGGGCGCCGCCAGCTGGAAGAGCAGTCCTTTCGCGTCGTCCAGGCGAGCGACGCGACGGCAGGGATCGAACAGTATCTGGCGAACTCTCCGGACCTCGTACTTTTGGATGTCGCTCTGCCGGATCGCTCCGGATTCGACGTCTGCGAGACAATTCGGAGCCTTCCAGGTGGACACTCGGTGCCGGTCGTCATCGTGACCGGCATGGACGACGCCGAGACGATCAGCCGTGCCTACAGCTGCGGAGCCACCGACTTTGCCGTCAAACCGCTCAACTGGACGGTCCTCGGCAACCGGATCCGGCTCTTGATCGATGCGGACCGCGCCAGCCAGAGCCTGGCTGCCAGCCGGTTGCAGCTCGAGAAGGCCGAAAGAATCGCCCGACTGGGCACCTGGGAGTTCGACCTCACCAGCGAACGCATGTCCTCTTCGGAGGAAACAGCACGGATCTTGGGAATACCACACGCAGAGGCTTCACCCTACGAGTCCCTGCTCAGCTCGGTCCATCCACTCGACAAGAAGAACGCCTTCGAGTCGTTCCGGAAGATGGTCCTGGAGCTTGCGGAGATCGATCTCGAGCATCGGGTCATCTGGCCCGACGGCAGCGTTCGCACGGTACACCACCGAGCGCAGGTAAGCCGCGACCCGGGGGGGCTGGCCGTATCGGTCCAGGGCGTCATCCGAGACGTAACCGATTTGCGCCGTGCCGAAGAAAAGATCCAGCACCTGGCTAACTACGACCGCCTCACCGGCCTCCCCAATCGCCACATGTTCCTCGAGCTCCTCGAGGGGTCCCTTGCGAGATCCCAGAGAGGCGATCGGATGGCTGCAGTGGTGTACCTGGACATGGATCGCTTCAAGAAGATCAATGACACGCTCGGTCCGGAGATCGGGGACGAGCTTCTGATCAGTATCGCCGACCGGGTCCGGATATCGCTGCGCAAGGGAGACGTTCTGGTACCCGAGCAGGGACCGAGCGTTGCCCGTTGGGGCGGAGACAAGTTCCTGGTTCTTCTGAGCGATCTCGAAGACGTGGGTGGCGCCGCAAAGGCCGTGCAGCGGCTGCTTCGGCAACTGGAGATCCCTTTCTCGGTAGCGGATCGAGAGTGCTTCCTCACCGCCAGCGCCGGCATCGCCGTCTACCCCCCCGACGGAAGTGGAGCCTACGAGTTGCTCCAGCACGCCGAGTCGGCCATGTACCACGCGAAGGACCTGAGCCGAAACCGCTTTCAGTTCTATAGCGACTGGATGAATGCCTCTTCGGCAAGAAAGCTCGATCTCGAAAACGAGCTCCACAAGGCGGTGGTCCAGAAAGAGCTGCATCTTGTCTATCAGCCCCTTTTCGACGCCCGCTCGGAGAGGGTGGTCGGCGCTGAGGCTCTGCTGCGCTGGCGGCACCCCACGATGGGTCCAATCTCGCCGGAGGAATTCATTCCGATCGCCGAGTCAGCGGGCTTGATCAACGGCCTCGGAGAGTGGGTCTTGCGCAGCGCCTGTAGTCAGTTTCGGTCCTGGTTGGAGAAGGGGCTGCCGAGAATCCGCCTATCCGTCAACTTGTCGAGCTATCAGCTGCGCGAAGATGACTTCGTCGAGAAGGTGGCGCAGATCCTGGAGGAGACCGGTCTTGACTCATCTCTGCTGGATGTGGAGCTCACCGAACGGGGCGTGGCTCTGGGCGACGAGACTTCAGTCCGCTCGCTGAAAGGCCTCAAGAGGCTCGGCCTGAGAGTGGCCGTCGATGATTTCGGCACCGGGAACTCGGCCCTTTCGTACCTGAAGAGCTTCCCACTCGACATTCTCAAGATCGATCGTTCCTTCGTCAAGGGGATCAGCCACGGCTCGAGCGATTCCGCAATAATCTGTGCGGTCATCGCAATGGCGCGCCATTTGAAGCTCGAGGTCGTGGCGGAAGGAGTCGAGACCAAGGCCCAGCTCGACTTCCTCAAGAACGAGGGTTGCGACTGGGTCCAGGGGTTCTTCTTCGCCGAACCCCTGCCGCCTGAAGAGTTTGCCGAGACATTCGATACACTTGCACAATCTCAGAACCGACCGAACAACGAGTCGACGTGACAGCCGTTTATCGATTCCTCGCCTCCCATAGGCAGCCCAAGCGCCAGCGCTCGCTCATTTCGGGGCTGCTGGCGTCGATGGCGCTCGTAGGCACACTGCAACCTGCACTCGGCCAGCAGCGCAAGATCCCCTTCGACCGGATAACCGCGGAAGACGGCCTACCCCACAACGCGGTCAACGCGATCGTCCAGGACCAGACCGGCTTCAT
Coding sequences:
- a CDS encoding efflux RND transporter periplasmic adaptor subunit, whose translation is MSLEAGGSHRKQKRLRIIWVAGLVVVLAVSGLAVVNLSAAKANGADSPEAEESESESGEDEESKAPVPVEIATVKQGAISAYITTSANLVAEDEVRLLSEVEGRVESLLVDEGDFVREGQHLARLVRDDEEINLRKTELKETNARLAYERGEDLADKELISREEFDKFKMDFEIAQQEKAEAGWRLQKTTIKAPFAGQISERMIQVGQNLRLSDELFQLTDVDPLISRIFLPERDVIGLEEGGQVRITLNADADTQFTGRIRQVSPVVDTATGTIKVTIEAVEPPSSVRSGSFVTIDIIRETRSGVALVPREAVLRELQSAHVFVFSEDGKAEKREIELGLEEGLWVQAVKGVSAGDNVIVAGQGGLKEGAAVKLVGAAEEGSRAAEEAS
- a CDS encoding diguanylate cyclase, whose amino-acid sequence is MIETTELLQSYVHGIRSLSGARSVCLYVPTSLSGLSQPFLIADGEDPCLPELANLEAAEAFAAERRSEPAPGKARPLVRSADPDGSLLPLPSVESFWSGGVWPADSHQDEDSSPARRRSDGQPPPSQPSAWLGFRFTENGATLEERLKDRDFLERLAQEDSVPWWEWLFALGGALASHASQVAAILKDPITGFPDRTGFQAILTEEFERARHNGQPLSLLLINPDEFATINERFGREAGDSIIQDVSQRLRSALRSSDPISRYGGVIFAAILSETDLTTAREVADKVLEGIAEKSFLDGAVRLGFSIGIAVFEEKENPRMSALEFVRRADQALNAAKRLGGGCTVDWEERSGLEESGAFDRLSGIFTGNLSKDYRNMVLLWDTIDVIALNQDFEGLCGEVAERLYAAFKPSRIGVFSTQDDGSMVLTRGFTRRGTDSRNQSRVETVELSHDDETLLRLAVAAGKPREGPSEPDSSAEEATYAVPLRTSGASLGALFLAGDEDNLVLESSDLIFLKALAGQLAVALDRARLAELDQARQEGERRQLKAELKELRQALQQAKLIYKSHEMEEAIATARRVAPTDATVLITGESGTGKELLAQTVHELSSRRDRPFVIVDCGSIATTLIESELFGHEKGAYTGAQGRRKGQLAEADTGTVFLDEIGELPLEVQSKLLRFVQEKQFSLVGGSRTRRVDVRIVAATNRDLALEVAAGRFREDLYYRLNVVRIEVPPLRQRPVDVLHLARHFLDAFSVQYQKSVRRFTPAAENDLVRYSWPGNVRELQNRIMQAVILCDREELDATDLDLPVDATAPLIPEPVRRAAIDSRVKPTPTAGPTLLDEDCWARLREALGREVDLALTDRREMLFPLGTWVREDLILAANEAANGVARRAASSIGVAETTFRRRLVKAQRQQRAGLSPRSGRWADVRALLNEVVQESSDEGESEDLIRKASTLLLEEVLKRIPDDVTTGSQLMGVTAPTFRTRTGELSRVESPVS
- a CDS encoding EAL domain-containing protein; the encoded protein is MPTQTTVLMVEDDPPLLELGRRQLEEQSFRVVQASDATAGIEQYLANSPDLVLLDVALPDRSGFDVCETIRSLPGGHSVPVVIVTGMDDAETISRAYSCGATDFAVKPLNWTVLGNRIRLLIDADRASQSLAASRLQLEKAERIARLGTWEFDLTSERMSSSEETARILGIPHAEASPYESLLSSVHPLDKKNAFESFRKMVLELAEIDLEHRVIWPDGSVRTVHHRAQVSRDPGGLAVSVQGVIRDVTDLRRAEEKIQHLANYDRLTGLPNRHMFLELLEGSLARSQRGDRMAAVVYLDMDRFKKINDTLGPEIGDELLISIADRVRISLRKGDVLVPEQGPSVARWGGDKFLVLLSDLEDVGGAAKAVQRLLRQLEIPFSVADRECFLTASAGIAVYPPDGSGAYELLQHAESAMYHAKDLSRNRFQFYSDWMNASSARKLDLENELHKAVVQKELHLVYQPLFDARSERVVGAEALLRWRHPTMGPISPEEFIPIAESAGLINGLGEWVLRSACSQFRSWLEKGLPRIRLSVNLSSYQLREDDFVEKVAQILEETGLDSSLLDVELTERGVALGDETSVRSLKGLKRLGLRVAVDDFGTGNSALSYLKSFPLDILKIDRSFVKGISHGSSDSAIICAVIAMARHLKLEVVAEGVETKAQLDFLKNEGCDWVQGFFFAEPLPPEEFAETFDTLAQSQNRPNNEST